The following are encoded in a window of Phaseolus vulgaris cultivar G19833 chromosome 3, P. vulgaris v2.0, whole genome shotgun sequence genomic DNA:
- the LOC137807755 gene encoding ribulose-phosphate 3-epimerase, chloroplastic, producing MAATSSLCSSTLQSQINGLYLHKASLFHPRSLTFSRRKISTIVKASSRVDKFSKSDIIVSPSILSANFSKLGEQVKAVELAGCDWIHVDVMDGRFVPNITIGPLVVDALRPVTDLPLDVHLMIVEPEQRVPDFIKAGADIVSVHCEQSSTIHLHRTVNEVKNLGAKAGVVLNPGTPLSAIEYILDVVDLVLIMSVNPGFGGQSFIESQVKKISDLRRLCAEKGVNPWIEVDGGVGPANAYKVIEAGANALVAGSAVFGAKDYAEAIRGIKTSKRPEAVAV from the exons TGTTCATCCACCCTCCAATCCCAAATCAATGGCCTCTACCTTCACAAGGCCTCTCTCTTTCATCCTCGTTCCCTCACTTTCTCCAG GAGGAAAATTTCAACCATTGTGAAGGCTTCATCCCGTGTtgacaagttttcaaaaagcgATATCATTGTTTCTCCATCCATTCTTTCTGCtaacttttcaaaattgggAGAGCAG GTGAAAGCAGTAGAGTTGGCTGGTTGTGATTGGATTCATGTTGATGTAATGGATGGTCGCTTTGTTCCAAATATTACAATTGGACCTCTTGTGGTTGATGCATTGCGCCCTGTGACAGATCTTCCTTTGGATGTGCACCTG ATGATTGTGGAGCCTGAACAAAGGGTGCCAGATTTTATCAAGGCAGGAGCTGATATTGTCAGTGTTCATTGTGAACAATCTTCCACCATCCATTTGCACCGTACAGTTAATGAA GTAAAAAATCTGGGAGCTAAAGCTGGAGTTGTCTTAAACCCTGGAACTCCCTTAAGCGCAATTGAATACATCCTTGATG TGGTTGATTTGGTCTTAATTATGTCTGTAAACCCTGGCTTTGGTGGCCAGAGTTTTATTGAGAGTCAAGTAAAGAAAATTTCTGATTTGAGAAGATTGTGCGCAGAGAAG GGAGTAAATCCATGGATTGAAGTAGATGGTGGAGTTGGACCAGCAAATGCTTACAAG GTAATTGAGGCTGGAGCCAATGCACTGGTTGCTGGTTCTGCTGTGTTTGGAGCTAAAGATTATGCTGAAG CTATAAGAGGAAT